taatttagaGGATATTAGTATTTggtgatgtagggatttggggatgatgggaattgggggtgtagagatttggagatgtagagatttagggatgtagggattaggGGGTGTAGGTattcgaaaatatagaaatttgggaatgtaggaatttggggatgtagggatttggaagtgtagggatttggaagtgttggaatttggaaatgtggggatttgggaatgtaggaatttggaaatgtagagatttggggatgtagggatttggaaatgtagggatttggggatgtagggatttggggatgtagggatttggaaatgtagagatttggggatgtagggattaggggatgtaggtatttgaaaatatggaaatttgggaatgtaggaatttggggatgtaggaatttggggattagggatttggaaatgtagagatttggggatgtagggatttggaagtgtagggatttggaagtgttggaatttggaaatgtggggatttgggaatgtaggaatttggaaatgtagagatttggaagtgttggaatttggaaatgtgggaatttggaaatgtagggatttggaagtgttggaatttggaaatgtggggatttgggaatgtaggaatttggaaatgtagggatttggggatgtagggatttggaaatgtagagatttggggatgtagggatttggaagtgttggaatttggaaatgtggggatttggaagcatagggatttggaagtgatggaatttggaaatgtggggatttgaaaatgtagggatttgacagtgtagaaatttgaaagtgttggaatttggaaatgtagggatttgacagtgtagaaatttggaagtgttggaatttggaaatgtggagatttgggaatgtaggaatttcgaaatataggaatttgaaagtgcagaaatttggaaatgtagaattttagaGCCACCGGTATTTGGAACCACAGATATTCTAAAACACAGGAATTTGAGTGTACATCAATTTGCAAACATCACACTATCCAATCCCACATCCACCTAACAACTCCAACATCAGAAAATtactcactccccaaattcccacattcttcaaaaaattctttaactgaatatctcaaaaatttgaaaccccaaaaattcaaAGATCCCTTCCACAAAAACTTGAATACCACAGACAAATAAACCAACGCATCACAAATAACTTCGTTCTCCAAATGGAGTATTTATACCCCATCCGAAAGCAAATGGCGGACCCCGCTTTCCACCGTTCAAACAAATTGTGCATCTCGCCGAAGGGTATTTACAAGCCATTCCCGTGAAACGGTCAATCGATTTTTGCGATTCGGTCGAAAAGTCATTAGACCACGGGGACACGCTTAAAGAGAAAGTCAATTCCGAGCTTCAGTTCGGCTGCTTGTAACTGGTGCTGCACTTTATTGGATCCACTGCAACCTGGATTATGTAACACTCGTGTTTGCGATATTTTCTCACTTGTTCTTTCTTTTGCTTCGTTATTTTTCAGCGAGCACCTTCAAAGTTTGCGATAGATCCTTACCGGAGAAGGAGTACTATGATTGCATCAGTAAGAGTGCGAGGGATGCCATTGTTTCTTTGGCTGGAGGTGAGTGACTCCATTTTGTTCTTGTACTTCCGTGAAGTACTTCttaagtttttattattattatttaattgtgacaattttaaattaaggttaatttacaaaataatttcagttgtcaatttcaataaaatttgcaaacttgtgtTTGACAAATTGTGACAAATGATAAATGAGtttaatgataaataattttgactTACATGTAtcattttagaaataattttaacttacgtatatcattttaaaaatatttttgacttaCATGTAtcattttagaaataattttaacttacgtatataattttaaaaatatttttaactgacatatataattttaaaaatatttttaacttgcatatataattttaactttgcttatttatttttggacttcatttttaatgtaaGAGTAAGTATTGCACATTGGTAGGTTTAGTTTtaacaatgaaataaaaatagaaaagtatATGATTGCTCAATCAGTAAATGATCTGTTAAATCTGACAATCGATCAACGAAATCATAGTTATTATCGATACTGTACGGTTAACGAACAGTTGTCATTATGCCACCGGTTACATAACTATTTCACCTGACCGACTGTTCTCCCACTCTCCTACGGAATTTTCATTGAGAAACTGGTATCTCCGTTGCTTTTACTACGAAACACCTTGCgtgatatttcatattttattatacatgtgATTCTAATATATGCATacgtttattataattaaaagtagAGTACTTTTGCAATCAAATCACTGTTacgttctcttatttttgttacctttattttatattctttgttgtggcacaaatttctttattaatgGAGACgtcttgttttataattttatttcggaATTATCTTgaattctattaattttttattttattattaaatatgtagtTTTTAGTTGCAgtacaagtttttattttatcattaataTTACATAGAGACacgttttataattttgtttcagaattattttgaattctattaattttttattttatgcagtTTTTAGTTGCAGTACAagattttatttcttcattaatATTTCATGGAGGCATCAATCTTGTTCCACGATTTtactgcaaatttttttaaattttactcattcttcactttttttaattactaaatttgtatatacaatttttaattgcagtacaagtctttattttattcttttatattttatggagACAGTCTTGTTCCACCattttgctttctcattttttttcaattttattcattcttcattttatttaattaaacgaaacaattattaaatttgtacacTGCCTTTAATTATAGTAcaattgtttttttatttaaattgcataAGAACATCAATTTTATTCCTCAATTTTAcatgaacattttttttaaattcttaaaatttttcctTTCATTTTATTCACTGAtttgttacataattttttatttgtcttgCAGTGGCAATATTTAAGAAACActcacaatgaacaataaacaatttaaaaattagaatacaATTTCTATTATATGAACTATGTTTGAAGTAAAGCACCATATTTCCCTTCGGTCAGAAAtcgaaaagaaaaaggaattcCAAGCGAAACTACCCGCCACTTTTTAGAacgttttctttttcctttcttgATAGTCCGATGCCACGAACAGATTACTGTGTTGATTTCACCGGAGCAATGCACGGTTGCGCATTTCCTCAAAACGGGCATTAGTTTCACCGACATAATCGCGGCTAGTAATTTGCAGAGGTTCTCCTTGACTCCTTGACAACTGTCCCTTTACTTTCTTGCTTCGATTGAAATGTGCACTTTAACCGGGTGCAATTATACATACAGTGCCACAGTGTTCAAAGTGTCACAGAGAATGTCACATActtcattatattataattaggtGTTTGtcaataatgtaataaattttttataattgcagGTATGAAGGCTTTCAAAATCCTTCCATTAGAACCTTTGGCTGTGGACAGCGTGAAAATTGGTGAATCTCAGGGATCGGTTACTTTGAGACAGGAATACAAGAATATTAAACTACATGGTCTTACCAAGAACCTCGAAATCAAAAACTATCAGTAAGTTattgatttcaaaattaatgtaatcaaaattcaaaatttctagatttctaaatttccaaattcctaaaatatttaaggtactaaccttaaaaattcctaaatttcccaaattccaaatttccctagttccaaattccccagatcccacattctcctagttccaaatcttccaaattccaaatttcccaattctcaaattctccgaatcccaaattccccgaattccaaatcccccaaattctaaattcctctagttccaaatcccccaaatcccaaattccccaaattcccatctccccaaatttccatctccccaaatcccaaattccccaaatccccatctccccaaattctcaactccccaaattcccatctccccaaatttccatctccccaaatcccaaattctccaaattcccaattccccaaatcccaaattccccaaattccaaatcctccaaattcccatctccccaaattcccatctcctcaaatcccaaatttcccaaatcccaaatttcccaaattccaaatcccccaaattcccatctccccaaattcccatctccctaaatttccatctcctcaaatcccaaatttcccaaatcccaaattccccaaattccaaatcctccaaattcccatctccccaaattcccatctccctaaatttccatctcctcaaatcccaaatttcccaaatcccaaattccccaaattccaaatcctccaaattcccatctccccaaattcccatctccctaaatttccatctcctcaaatcccaaattccccaaattccaaatcctccaaattcccatctcctcaaattcccatctccttaaatttccatctcctcaaatcccaaattccccaaattccaaatcccccaaattcccatcttcccaaatcccaaattccccaaatctcaaattcccaaaatcccaaattcccaaatttctaaatttccacctcaacatctcccaaattccccaacatccctctccacaactccccaaatttccaaaccattaaattctcaactttccacctcctcaaaacttccaaatccccaacccccaattcctaaaccaCCAAATCTCCATCTCCCAAATTAACCCAGCCTAACCACAATCCAACCCAACCCAACCACAAACTTGCATCTCGATCTACAACACACTAAAGTACCCATTACATTTACTACGAGTCAGTTATTTATTGTCCACAAAGAAATCACGATGTTCGTAAAAGATTACAAAAATGTctcgtaaataaaattaatcccCTCGAATGAGCACCGGTTAATGTTTGCGTAATTGTTCGTGAAAAGACTTCATGATGTGCATCGACCATCTTGCCTGATGACAAAATGACGTCTAAACGCAATCATGTGTCGTGAATTCGTATTCGATTGCGTTTAGACGTCATTCAGACAGAAAAAAGAGTGAAGAAAAAAGCAATTAATAAGACGTCGTTCGTTTTTTAGCATCGACTGGGATAAGTGTCTGCTGTCGTCGGACTCTTTGAATCCTCAAGTTGATTTTGTTGCTGATTATAAAGTCGATGGGAGGATTTTGTTGCTGCCTGTTAGGGGAGCTGGCAAATCTAATATTACGATGTGTAAGTATAATCTATTtcttttaacaatttctttttttcatatttttcttgcaatttttaattttgaatgctCACAAGAGTGTCACAAGTTTCATTATGATGAATGAGTAACAATAAGCCTCAAGTAAAATATTAGCATCAAGAAAGTATCAAGTGataatatatatttctttaatcAACAGTCAGGTgcttgatttttttatttaaatttgtatttctagATAATTTACGGACACACAATGACATACACTGCGAGAAGTACCAGAAGAATGGGGAGACTTATTTGAGGGTGAAGAAGTTTGATGTCAAGTTTTCGCCTTCTCGAGTCACGTTACGGTTTGAAAACCTTTTTGATGGAGACACTTTGTTGGGTAGGTGTAATAGTATTATGGTGTTATGTATTCTTGGAATGGGCACTGTAGTCAACTACGCgaggagttacggcgcgtggaagtatctacgcgtagagttacagcgcgtggagttacaacgcgtggagttccgacaCGCGCAATTATCTACGCGtagagttacaacgcgtggagttacggcgcgtggaagtatctAGGCgtagagttacggcgcgtggaaatatctacgcatggagttacggtgcgtggagttatctgtgcgtggaattatctacgcgtagagttgcagcgcgtggagttacgacgcgtggaagtatctacgcgtagagttacggtgcgtagaattatctacgcgtggagatacggcgcgtggaaatatctacgcgtagagttacggtgcgtggagttatctgtgcgtggaattctctacgcgtggagttgggacgcgtggaattaccaacgcgtggagttggaacgcgtggaattatctacgcgtggagttatctatgcgtagaattacaacgcgtggaattatctacgCGTGGATTTATCTATGAGTAGAATTACAGCGTgtggagttgcgacgcgtggaattacgtacgcgtggaattgcgacgcgtggaattatctacgcgtggagttatctGTGCGTGGAGTTCCGACGCGTGCAATTACCTACGCGTAGATTTACCGCGCGTGAAATTATCCATacgtggaattagggcgcgtggaattacattGCACATCAGTAACAATAATTCTCATTAAACCCAAAGACAAATGATCGCGTCCACTGATGTCATAGTTTCGATTAAAGACCAGATAATGTCCCAACGTAACATTCGCTGTTTACAAAGCACAGTTGCCTCATTATAACATGACTCACGTACTATTAAACGACTTACACTCATTTCCATGTTCCTCTGTTGCAGGTGAGCAAATGAATAATTTCATCAACCAGAACTCTGATCTGCTGTTCAAAGAACTCCAAGCACCATACGAGGAGACCTTCGGTTTGGTCTTCGCGAAGATCAGCAACGAAATTTACAGTCGTATCCCGTTCAACAAAATCTTCCCACCGCCGTAAAAGATTTATTAGCTCCGTTCAGGAAGCGATGAAGTCATGCTTTGTAAAATAAATCCGAATTAATTCGAATTATTTCGACGTGCCAAAAATGTAGATTTACGTATATGTGTAAGGAACAGCTGTTATCGTCAATGATTGATCGCGTTGACTTTTTTAATGCGAGGAATTAGAATAAAAAGATTGTTGTATATGTATTACTGTGACAGTGATTGATACCTTCATTACTATTCCTGTTCTTGAAATAATTGCTGGTGTtcccaattaaaaaaaattgattagtGTCGTTAAAAAATGACAGGAGTTATATTTCAATTAGTAACCTtgtgatatgggaatttataattaatagctTTGGGttgttgaataatttattttggtcGATCAGAACATAGTAATCTTTTACTTCGAATAGATAAATTGGCTTGAGTTAATAATTgtttgttacaaaattattttctttgcttttagtgaattgtaattttaattttcttttaattaaatggTAGGTAAAaagttttgtttaattttgagagattgtaatagATTTTTAAGGGAattagtatatttttttgtatgtaATAGTGTTTCAGTTAAATCTTCTGACAATTGAATTATTCTAACTTGTATGTTTCGTGATTTTGAATAGCGCGCGCTTTGGAACGCACAGACGCCGCCATCTTGCGATGCAAGGTGAAactaagaaaatataaaattgcatttttctgtaaaattacGAACTTCTGTGCATAATTAAGGCTAGGAAATCAATCTAGAATCATAACTTTATTAAATTGACAACATTTTAATTGATTAGGAAGGCTGGAatcgatttttgaaaaattgtcgATTTATGGACTAAAAAAATGACCagcatctagcggtgaaagttggaactaacaaaatataaaatattgatttttttcaaaattattaacttttgTGTAAAAACAAGGCTAGAATAGTAATCTAGAGCATCAATTCTAGTAGATTAATGATATTTTGAGTTGCTGGAGGCGTCAGAatagattttgaaaaaattgtcgatttatggactaaaaaattgaccagcatctagcggcgaaagttggaactaaaacaaaataaattttccaaactccacTTTCGAAAATTGCCTTTTTTCTCATGTTacacttaataaaatattgaaaatgagtTATGTACTTCATGTAAAATcattaaataaactaaaaaacaataaatataataaaataagtgTCTTGAATTTATGTTATCGACTGTCGAACACTTCACAATGTTATCATTgctattttaatgaaataaaattgaaatatttagtatattatgaataattaaagtCTATTTTATGGTTTAATACATCACtgttatgttttattaattgtGAGAGCTTGAAAACATTAATTATGTGAAGGTGTATTCCGGCTGAAGGTACGGAAatttagttccaactttcgccgctagatgctggtcaattttttagtccataaatcgacaattttttcaaaatttattctaACGCCTCCAGCTAATTAAAATGACATTAATCTACTAGAATTGATGATCTAGATTACTATTCTAGccttatttttacataaaagttaataatttttaagataaatgaaattttatatttctttagttccaactttcaccgctagatgctggtcaattttttagtccataaatcgacaattttttaaaaatctatacCAAAGCCTCCAGGCcattaaaatatcattaatCTACTAGAATTAAGGTTGTAGATTACTATTCTACCCTTCTTTACGCACAgaagttaataattttgaagaaaatcgatattttatatttcgttagttccaactttcaccgctagatgctGGCGAATTTTTTAGTCTATAAATcgacaattttttcaaaatctatTCTAACGCTTCCAGGTcattaaaatatcatttatcTACTAGAATTAAGATTGTAGATTACTATTCTACCCTTCTTTACGCACAgaagttaataattttgaagaaaatcgatattttatatttcgttagttccaactttcaccgctagatgctagccaattttttagtccataaatcgacaattttttcaaaattcaatccCAAAGCTTGCAGCCcactaaaatttcattaatccaCTAAAATTATGATCCTACATCATCTTACTATTCTCAAAATTAACTAAAacagtataatttttattaaaaatataattttgtcttATCTTAGTTCTGTGGTTCTCTACGAGATGCTGCTAATAGCACTGTTCTCAACTTTCGcgcttaaaattaaataatgcgtctcttaataaattatttactagTTCTATGTTTTCCTTAGCTATTACACTAATTATATAACTAATTATGGATACACATTAGAGACAGAAACGTGATATATAGTTTAAGGAATTCAGCTATAAATGAATGGTAATACACTATTTAAATaccaattaaatttctaaatatagacACGATCGAAGTAAACATTCTTTTGAACGTAGCTCTTTAccatcataaatatttaaattataatatccaTTTTGTAAGATGTTGAATATGAAACTGTACGTACCTGTTTAAATAAGTGGTGTCTAGACGCTATTTGATAATGAAACATGAAAATACTTTCTGGTAAATGAGTTATTGAAACAAGAAAGATACACAGAATTGTTGTAAAAATCTTTATTGATTAAGGCTACtggtatttacaaaataatattaaaaatgtggtTAATTAGTACAAGTTTTGtgtacaaattaatattaaaaatataattaattaatacaattgaTATGCACaagacaatattaaaaatataattaattaatacaaatattatgcacaagataaaattaaaaatataattagttAATACAAATAGTATGTAcaaggtaaaattaaaaatataattaattaataaaattagtatgctcaaaacagaattaaaaataaattaattaatataactaatatgtacaaaatattattaaagatataattaattaatacaaatagtATGTAcaagataatattaaaaatataattaattaatacaattagaATGCTAaaacagaattaaaaatataattaaataatataactagtatgtacaaaatattattaaaaatataattaattaatataactcgtatgtacaaattaatattaa
Above is a genomic segment from Megachile rotundata isolate GNS110a chromosome 15, iyMegRotu1, whole genome shotgun sequence containing:
- the JHBP-1 gene encoding take-out-like carrier protein, producing the protein MKRIFVALVAAAFVLSAIAVELPSTFKVCDRSLPEKEYYDCISKSARDAIVSLAGGMKAFKILPLEPLAVDSVKIGESQGSVTLRQEYKNIKLHGLTKNLEIKNYHIDWDKCLLSSDSLNPQVDFVADYKVDGRILLLPVRGAGKSNITMYNLRTHNDIHCEKYQKNGETYLRVKKFDVKFSPSRVTLRFENLFDGDTLLGEQMNNFINQNSDLLFKELQAPYEETFGLVFAKISNEIYSRIPFNKIFPPP